In one window of Gemmatimonadota bacterium DNA:
- the meaB gene encoding methylmalonyl Co-A mutase-associated GTPase MeaB: MPPAPLVADLRARKTPAIARAISMVENARPGFEELLSSIHPALGRAWRIGITGPPGAGKSTLTERLVQAYRAQGLTVAVVAVDPTSPFTGGALLGDRIRMESIALDPGVFIRSMATRGSLGGLATTTREVCDVLDAGGFDRILVETVGVGQSELDVARTADSTVLVLVPESGDGIQTLKSGIMEIGDLFVVNKADRPGADRLRQEIEVTLGIRHGNAFRHVKAHHGAAVTRPVSEAAAEPAPPEWMPPVLGTIAAKGEGTEALVDALERHRGHLGSTGALEARRRRRLHDRTREVVERAARQWIWQESGAEQLIQEQLDAVVEGRTSPYEVAALVLDGLKQGSRL; this comes from the coding sequence ATGCCTCCGGCTCCCCTCGTGGCCGACCTCCGGGCCCGCAAGACCCCGGCGATCGCCCGTGCCATCTCGATGGTGGAGAATGCGCGGCCGGGCTTCGAGGAGTTGCTGTCGTCCATCCATCCCGCGCTGGGTCGCGCCTGGCGCATCGGCATCACCGGCCCGCCGGGCGCCGGGAAGTCCACCCTGACCGAGCGCCTGGTGCAGGCGTACCGGGCCCAGGGCCTCACCGTTGCCGTCGTGGCGGTGGACCCCACCAGTCCGTTCACGGGGGGCGCCCTCCTCGGCGACCGCATCCGCATGGAGTCGATCGCCCTCGACCCGGGGGTGTTCATCCGCTCCATGGCCACCCGCGGCTCCCTCGGCGGGCTGGCCACCACCACCCGCGAGGTGTGCGACGTGCTGGACGCGGGGGGCTTTGATCGGATCCTGGTCGAGACGGTGGGGGTGGGCCAGTCGGAGCTCGACGTGGCGCGCACCGCGGACTCCACGGTGCTGGTGCTGGTCCCTGAATCCGGCGACGGCATCCAGACCCTCAAGTCGGGCATCATGGAGATCGGCGACCTGTTCGTGGTCAACAAGGCCGACCGCCCCGGCGCCGACCGGCTGCGGCAGGAGATCGAGGTGACCCTCGGCATCCGCCACGGCAACGCCTTCCGTCACGTGAAGGCGCATCATGGGGCCGCGGTGACCCGGCCGGTGAGCGAGGCGGCGGCCGAGCCCGCCCCGCCGGAGTGGATGCCGCCGGTGCTCGGCACCATCGCCGCCAAGGGCGAGGGGACCGAGGCCCTGGTGGATGCCCTGGAGCGGCACCGCGGGCATCTCGGGAGCACGGGGGCCCTGGAGGCCCGGCGTCGGCGCCGGTTGCACGACCGGACCCGCGAAGTGGTCGAACGGGCCGCCCGGCAGTGGATCTGGCAGGAGAGCGGGGCGGAGCAGCTGATCCAGGAGCAGCTGGACGCGGTGGTCGAGGGGCGCACCAGTCCGTACGAGGTGGCCGCCCTGGTGCTGGACGGACTCAAGCAGGGATCCCGCCTATGA
- a CDS encoding methylmalonyl-CoA mutase family protein → MASQAVRADTDFSSWSGRSVEPVYTVLDLLRTQKGGLPGEFPYLRGIHPTGYRGKLWTMRQFAGFGTAQDTNERYKFLLARGQTGLSVAFDFPTLMGYDSDHPRSEGEVGKCGVAISSARDMEDLFDGIPLDQVSTSMTINGPAAMLFCFYVAAAERQGVDIARLQGTIQNDMLKEYMAQHAWIFPVEPALKVIVDMFEWASAHTPKWNTISISGYHIREAGATAAQELAFTLANGFCYVEHGLERGLDVDAFAPRLSFFWDVHNDFFEEIAKLRAARRIWARTMRQKYGARNPRSWQMRFHCQTAGVSLTAQQPHNNIVRVAYQGLAAVLGGTQSLHTNALDETLALPTEESVRIALRTQQILAYETGVPNVADPLGGSYYVEALTDGLEREAAGLFAEIEAQGGVVRAIEGGWFQRQIAQSASRFQQEVEQGRRVVVGLNQFAEEEEPPVAILKIGGDAERQQRARMAALRESRDQARVDAALEALRSAAVDGRNVIPLMLDCARAYATLFEIRHVLEGVYGTYREPVFF, encoded by the coding sequence ATGGCGAGCCAGGCCGTGCGCGCCGACACCGACTTCAGCAGCTGGTCGGGCCGGAGCGTGGAGCCGGTATACACCGTGCTCGACCTCCTGCGCACCCAGAAGGGGGGGCTGCCCGGCGAGTTCCCCTACCTGCGGGGCATCCATCCCACCGGGTATCGCGGCAAGCTGTGGACGATGCGCCAGTTCGCCGGCTTCGGCACGGCCCAGGACACCAATGAGCGCTACAAGTTCCTGCTGGCGCGGGGCCAGACCGGGCTCTCGGTGGCCTTCGACTTTCCCACCCTGATGGGCTACGACTCCGACCATCCCCGGTCGGAGGGCGAAGTCGGCAAGTGCGGCGTGGCCATCTCCAGCGCCCGCGACATGGAGGACCTCTTCGACGGGATCCCGCTCGACCAGGTGTCGACGTCGATGACCATCAACGGCCCCGCGGCCATGCTGTTCTGCTTCTACGTGGCCGCGGCCGAGCGCCAGGGGGTGGACATCGCCCGCCTGCAGGGCACGATCCAGAACGACATGCTGAAGGAGTACATGGCCCAGCATGCCTGGATCTTCCCGGTGGAGCCGGCGCTCAAGGTCATCGTCGACATGTTCGAGTGGGCCTCGGCCCACACCCCGAAGTGGAACACCATCTCCATCTCGGGCTACCACATCCGCGAGGCGGGCGCCACGGCCGCGCAGGAGCTGGCGTTCACGCTCGCCAACGGCTTCTGCTACGTGGAGCACGGCCTCGAGCGCGGGCTCGACGTCGACGCCTTCGCGCCCCGGCTGTCGTTCTTCTGGGATGTCCACAACGACTTCTTCGAGGAAATCGCCAAGCTGCGCGCCGCCCGCCGCATCTGGGCCCGGACCATGCGCCAGAAGTACGGGGCCCGGAACCCGCGCTCCTGGCAGATGCGGTTCCACTGCCAGACGGCCGGGGTGTCGCTCACCGCGCAGCAGCCGCACAACAACATCGTGCGAGTGGCGTACCAGGGCCTCGCCGCGGTGCTGGGGGGCACCCAGTCGCTCCACACCAACGCGCTGGACGAGACCCTGGCCCTGCCCACCGAGGAGTCGGTGCGGATCGCGCTGCGCACCCAGCAGATCCTGGCCTACGAGACCGGCGTCCCCAACGTGGCCGATCCGCTGGGGGGCTCCTACTACGTGGAAGCCCTGACCGACGGGCTGGAGCGGGAGGCGGCGGGGCTGTTTGCCGAGATCGAGGCGCAGGGCGGCGTGGTGCGGGCCATCGAGGGCGGCTGGTTCCAGCGCCAGATCGCGCAGTCGGCCTCGCGGTTCCAGCAGGAGGTGGAGCAGGGCCGGCGGGTGGTGGTGGGGCTCAACCAGTTCGCCGAGGAGGAAGAGCCGCCGGTGGCGATCCTCAAGATCGGCGGGGACGCGGAGCGGCAGCAGCGCGCGCGCATGGCGGCGCTCCGCGAAAGCCGGGACCAGGCCCGGGTGGACGCCGCCCTCGAGGCGCTCCGTTCCGCGGCGGTGGACGGGCGGAACGTCATCCCCCTCATGCTCGATTGCGCCCGGGCATACGCGACCCTCTTCGAGATCCGGCACGTGCTCGAGGGGGTCTACGGGACCTATCGGGAACCCGTGTTCTTCTGA
- a CDS encoding HAD family hydrolase, which yields MSLRAVLFDAGNTLVSLDYPRLAAAVGQATGVPLTAAGLAAQAGPAALALEQGETTDRERASRYLELLFRLAGVPLERNEVVRETLLGLHRERHLWGAIDPATAPALARLRRAGLRLAVVSNSDGRAEEALAVAGIRDAFELVIDSQLVGVEKPDPRIFAIALERLGLPPAAALYVGDIYEVDVVGARRAGLDVILLDPLGLHAGRDVRTAPSVAAVADLLLDADGQVQPGD from the coding sequence GTGAGCCTGCGCGCGGTCCTGTTCGACGCCGGCAATACGCTCGTCTCGCTCGACTACCCGCGGCTCGCCGCCGCGGTGGGTCAGGCGACGGGCGTCCCCCTCACCGCCGCCGGGCTGGCCGCGCAGGCGGGACCGGCGGCGCTGGCGCTCGAGCAGGGGGAGACCACCGACCGCGAGCGCGCCTCGCGCTACCTCGAGCTGCTGTTCCGGCTCGCCGGGGTGCCGCTCGAACGGAACGAGGTGGTGCGCGAGACCCTGCTCGGGCTGCACCGGGAGCGGCACCTCTGGGGAGCGATCGACCCCGCCACCGCCCCGGCGCTGGCGCGGCTCCGTCGGGCGGGGCTCCGGCTGGCCGTCGTCTCCAACAGCGACGGCCGGGCGGAAGAGGCGCTCGCGGTGGCCGGCATCCGTGACGCCTTCGAGCTGGTGATCGACTCGCAGCTGGTCGGGGTGGAGAAGCCGGACCCGCGCATCTTCGCGATCGCGCTGGAGCGCCTGGGCCTGCCGCCGGCCGCCGCGCTCTACGTGGGTGACATCTACGAAGTGGACGTGGTCGGGGCCCGGCGCGCCGGCCTCGACGTGATCCTGCTCGACCCGCTCGGCCTGCATGCCGGGCGCGACGTGCGCACCGCGCCCAGCGTGGCCGCGGTGGCCGACCTGCTGCTGGACGCTGACGGACAGGTTCAACCCGGGGACTGA
- a CDS encoding cobalamin B12-binding domain-containing protein, giving the protein MVAQLEKKPLSRPIRVLVAKPGLDGHDRGAKVVAAALRDAGMEVVYTGLHQTPEMIATAAVQEDVDVVGLSILSGAHMTLFPRVRVLLNEAGRADILLTGGGIIPDDDAQALERAGVGRLFGPGTPTGDLIAYIQGWAVDHLKD; this is encoded by the coding sequence ATGGTGGCTCAGCTCGAGAAGAAACCGCTCTCCCGCCCGATCCGGGTCCTGGTGGCCAAGCCGGGACTCGACGGGCATGATCGCGGCGCCAAGGTGGTCGCGGCCGCCCTGCGCGACGCCGGGATGGAGGTCGTCTACACCGGCCTGCACCAGACCCCCGAGATGATCGCCACCGCCGCGGTGCAGGAGGACGTGGACGTGGTGGGGCTCTCGATTCTCTCCGGGGCCCACATGACCCTCTTCCCGCGGGTCCGGGTCCTGCTCAACGAGGCCGGCCGCGCCGACATCCTCCTCACCGGTGGCGGCATCATCCCCGACGACGACGCGCAGGCGCTGGAACGCGCGGGGGTGGGGCGGCTCTTCGGGCCGGGCACCCCCACGGGCGACCTCATCGCCTACATCCAGGGCTGGGCCGTCGATCACCTCAAGGACTAG
- a CDS encoding acyl-CoA carboxylase subunit beta, which produces MHEKGQLAPRERVEALLDPGAPWFELGLLMAYDQYDGQAPGAGVITGVGVVEGREVVVVANDATVKAGSWWPETIRKMLRAQEVAMRQRIPIIYLVDSAGVNLPYQGGVFPGQYGAARIFYYNSLMRRYLNVPQISAVMGSCIAGGAYLPALSDVIFMVEGTSFMGLGGPNLVKGATGQVVDAETLGGAAMHTSVSAVAHYRAATDAECLRMVRGYVARLPRAALPAPAEYAPPSRPITDLYDILPADHRMSYDMHAVLGCLLDGGRLEEFQPDLGKELLCGHGTIEGHPVAVLANARTVIKGKPGQMPRIGGIIYTESAEKAAFFIETASRQRIPLLFVQDVSGFMVGPDAEQSGIIRAGARFVEAMSTAVVPKIVLTLNHASGAGYYAMAGQGFDPDFIVSWPTGRMAVMEGEAAVEAVHGVELAKARAEKRTPAPEVAAAAAAMRADYEHQLDAKYAAARGYVDAIIGAEETRDMLAFLLRVTRANPGPHIGPFVLPPLA; this is translated from the coding sequence ATGCACGAGAAGGGGCAGCTCGCGCCCCGGGAGCGGGTGGAGGCGCTGCTCGACCCCGGCGCCCCGTGGTTCGAGCTCGGCCTGCTGATGGCCTACGACCAGTACGATGGCCAGGCGCCCGGCGCCGGGGTAATCACCGGCGTGGGCGTCGTCGAAGGCCGCGAGGTGGTGGTGGTGGCCAACGACGCCACCGTGAAGGCCGGCTCGTGGTGGCCCGAAACCATCCGCAAGATGCTGCGGGCCCAGGAAGTGGCCATGCGGCAACGCATCCCGATCATCTACCTGGTCGACTCCGCCGGCGTGAACCTGCCGTACCAGGGCGGGGTCTTCCCGGGACAGTACGGCGCCGCGCGGATCTTCTACTACAACTCGCTCATGCGGCGCTACCTCAACGTGCCGCAGATCAGCGCCGTGATGGGGAGCTGTATCGCCGGCGGGGCGTACCTGCCCGCGCTCTCCGACGTCATCTTCATGGTCGAGGGCACCAGCTTCATGGGCCTCGGCGGCCCCAACCTGGTCAAGGGTGCCACCGGCCAGGTGGTGGACGCCGAGACCCTGGGCGGCGCCGCGATGCACACCTCGGTGTCGGCGGTGGCCCACTACCGCGCCGCCACCGATGCGGAGTGCCTCCGGATGGTGCGCGGGTACGTGGCCCGGCTGCCCCGCGCCGCGCTGCCGGCTCCGGCCGAGTACGCGCCGCCCAGCCGCCCCATCACCGACCTCTACGACATCCTCCCCGCAGACCACCGCATGTCGTACGACATGCACGCGGTGCTCGGCTGCCTGCTCGACGGCGGCCGGCTGGAGGAGTTCCAGCCCGACCTCGGCAAGGAACTGCTCTGCGGCCACGGCACCATCGAGGGCCATCCGGTGGCGGTGCTGGCCAACGCGCGCACCGTGATCAAGGGCAAGCCGGGCCAGATGCCACGGATCGGCGGCATCATCTACACCGAGAGCGCGGAGAAGGCAGCGTTCTTCATCGAGACCGCCAGCCGGCAGAGGATCCCGCTCCTGTTCGTGCAGGACGTGAGCGGGTTCATGGTGGGCCCCGACGCCGAACAGTCGGGGATCATCCGCGCCGGGGCCCGCTTCGTCGAGGCGATGTCCACCGCCGTGGTGCCGAAGATCGTGCTCACCCTCAACCACGCCTCGGGGGCGGGCTACTACGCCATGGCGGGGCAGGGGTTCGACCCCGATTTCATCGTGAGCTGGCCCACCGGGCGGATGGCGGTGATGGAGGGCGAGGCCGCCGTCGAGGCGGTGCACGGCGTGGAGCTGGCCAAGGCGCGTGCCGAGAAGCGCACGCCGGCGCCGGAGGTGGCCGCCGCCGCCGCCGCCATGCGCGCCGACTACGAGCACCAGCTCGACGCCAAGTACGCCGCCGCGCGGGGCTACGTCGACGCGATCATCGGCGCGGAGGAGACCCGGGACATGCTGGCGTTCCTGCTGCGGGTCACGCGCGCCAACCCCGGCCCGCACATCGGGCCCTTCGTCCTGCCGCCCCTCGCATGA
- a CDS encoding S8 family serine peptidase → MSGQRTVLGAAGLLTLLGCGGGPAVRPSVDPARTAPVAPPAPSRPAEPEPQPILPPLEAYLRGWMPLAPTGIPEFLKAHPTYDGRGVLIAILDSGLDPAIPGLDSTTTGERKILDLRDFSGEGRIALAPVAPVGDEFVVGSRRLRGAGRLRAVAMADRYYAGTIAELALGKLPAADLNGDRDDADTLAVVVGRASDGWVLLADTDGDGTLEDERPVRDFLAGRETFAWRTGSRAAQVTIAANFATGADGGPQLDLYFDTSAHGSHVGGIAAAHRLYGVTGFEGVAPGAYLLGLKIANNAQGGISTTGSMIRAVEYAIRFAQGRRLPLVINMSFGVGNEAEGAARIDQMLDSVLALHPEVAFTLSAGNDGPGLSTLGYPGSASRSITVGATFPVVFLGASGRSGDPIAYFSSRGGELAKPDIVAPGLAYSSVPRWDTGDERKAGTSMAAPHVAGLVALLYSAQAQAGRPPDARQVRQALMVTARPLAAGSYLDDGTGQPDVGRAWRWLAQGRALPEVAVRTTDGRGSAAYRITRLGAAPDTAFGFVVALAAGAAPVEVTLRSGADWLAAPARVTLAPGSTSITLRAGPSAFAEPGVRTGVVTGWTTDTAAGPLFRLVTTVVVADTGATIVADLGRLAAGATARAFFEAMPQRPFAVAVSTRDPGEQVLAYLHEPGGQPYREESGIGAGSGEAAGVYVVDARDVVPGFYEAAVVAPPLDGAAADLIVQQSPVTIAAARDARGIGIALGNLTPDAVTTDPFVVLVGAERHARVESRGAAVERVRFPIPGWAVHAAVDVEMDRAAWPQFTDFGVTLLGEDGRQLGKAPLNYAFGRLHVDLPAARVGAADGAAEVALFPGLADPAGSRPWSARVSIRLYADSAHVSRLSGEPLTVPAHGGATLTIPMKEPGFVPGPGFVPLGIVVVPEDERTWTLEVPLPAPEAPLHP, encoded by the coding sequence ATGAGCGGGCAGCGGACCGTCCTGGGAGCCGCCGGGCTCCTCACGTTGCTGGGCTGCGGCGGCGGGCCGGCGGTGCGCCCCAGCGTGGATCCGGCGCGGACCGCTCCCGTGGCGCCGCCCGCCCCGAGCCGGCCCGCGGAGCCCGAACCGCAGCCCATCCTGCCGCCGCTCGAGGCCTACCTCCGCGGCTGGATGCCCCTGGCCCCGACCGGCATCCCCGAGTTCCTCAAGGCCCACCCGACCTACGATGGCCGCGGTGTCCTGATCGCCATCCTCGACAGCGGGCTCGACCCCGCCATCCCCGGGCTCGACAGCACCACCACCGGGGAACGGAAGATCCTCGACCTCCGCGACTTCTCGGGCGAGGGACGGATCGCCCTGGCGCCGGTGGCGCCGGTGGGCGACGAGTTCGTGGTGGGGAGCCGCCGCCTCCGCGGCGCCGGGCGGCTCCGCGCGGTGGCCATGGCCGATCGCTACTACGCCGGCACCATCGCCGAACTGGCGCTGGGCAAGCTGCCCGCCGCGGACCTGAACGGCGACCGCGATGACGCCGACACGCTCGCCGTGGTGGTGGGCCGCGCCAGCGACGGCTGGGTGCTCCTGGCCGATACCGACGGCGACGGCACGCTCGAGGATGAGCGCCCGGTCCGGGACTTCCTTGCCGGCCGTGAGACCTTTGCCTGGCGCACCGGGTCCCGGGCGGCCCAGGTGACCATCGCGGCCAACTTCGCCACCGGCGCCGATGGAGGCCCGCAGCTCGACCTCTACTTCGACACCAGCGCCCACGGCTCGCACGTGGGCGGCATCGCCGCCGCCCACCGGCTCTACGGCGTCACCGGCTTCGAGGGCGTGGCCCCGGGCGCCTACCTGCTCGGACTCAAGATCGCCAACAACGCGCAGGGTGGCATCTCGACCACCGGCAGCATGATCCGGGCGGTGGAGTACGCCATCCGGTTTGCGCAGGGCCGCCGGCTCCCGCTGGTCATCAACATGAGCTTCGGGGTCGGGAACGAGGCGGAGGGCGCGGCCCGCATCGACCAGATGCTGGACTCCGTGCTGGCGCTGCACCCCGAGGTGGCCTTCACGCTGAGCGCCGGCAACGATGGGCCGGGGCTCTCCACCCTCGGCTACCCCGGCTCCGCCAGCCGCTCGATCACCGTCGGCGCCACCTTCCCGGTGGTGTTCCTCGGCGCCAGCGGACGCTCGGGCGATCCGATCGCCTACTTCAGCTCCCGCGGCGGGGAACTCGCCAAGCCGGACATCGTGGCGCCCGGCCTGGCCTATTCCAGCGTGCCCCGGTGGGACACCGGGGACGAGCGGAAGGCGGGCACCAGCATGGCGGCTCCGCACGTCGCGGGGCTCGTGGCGCTGCTCTACTCCGCCCAGGCGCAGGCCGGCCGGCCGCCGGATGCGCGGCAGGTGCGTCAGGCCCTCATGGTCACCGCCCGGCCGCTGGCCGCGGGGAGCTATCTCGACGATGGCACCGGTCAACCCGATGTGGGGCGCGCGTGGCGCTGGCTGGCCCAGGGGCGCGCCCTGCCGGAGGTGGCGGTGCGCACCACCGACGGGCGCGGCAGCGCCGCGTATCGCATCACCCGGCTGGGCGCGGCGCCCGACACCGCGTTCGGGTTCGTGGTGGCCCTGGCTGCGGGCGCCGCCCCGGTGGAAGTCACGCTGCGCTCGGGGGCCGACTGGCTCGCCGCGCCGGCGCGCGTCACCCTCGCGCCCGGGAGCACCAGCATCACGCTCCGCGCGGGGCCATCGGCCTTCGCGGAGCCCGGGGTCCGCACCGGCGTGGTGACCGGCTGGACCACCGACACCGCGGCGGGCCCGCTGTTCCGGCTGGTGACCACCGTCGTCGTTGCCGACACCGGCGCCACCATCGTGGCCGACCTCGGTCGGCTCGCGGCGGGGGCCACGGCGCGTGCCTTCTTCGAGGCGATGCCGCAGCGGCCCTTCGCCGTCGCGGTCTCCACCCGCGATCCCGGGGAGCAGGTGCTGGCCTACCTGCACGAGCCCGGCGGGCAGCCCTACCGCGAGGAGAGCGGCATCGGCGCGGGATCCGGCGAGGCGGCGGGGGTGTACGTGGTCGATGCCCGCGATGTCGTGCCGGGGTTCTACGAGGCCGCCGTGGTGGCGCCGCCCCTCGACGGCGCTGCGGCCGACCTGATCGTGCAGCAGAGCCCGGTCACGATCGCCGCCGCGCGCGACGCCCGGGGCATCGGCATCGCGCTCGGGAACCTCACCCCCGATGCCGTGACCACGGACCCCTTCGTGGTGCTGGTGGGCGCCGAGCGTCACGCCCGGGTGGAATCCCGGGGCGCGGCGGTGGAGCGGGTGCGCTTCCCGATCCCGGGCTGGGCGGTGCACGCGGCGGTGGACGTCGAGATGGATCGCGCGGCGTGGCCCCAGTTCACCGACTTCGGCGTGACCCTGCTCGGGGAGGACGGGCGGCAGCTGGGCAAGGCGCCGCTCAACTACGCCTTCGGGCGGCTGCACGTCGATCTTCCCGCCGCCCGCGTCGGGGCGGCGGATGGCGCGGCGGAGGTCGCCCTCTTCCCCGGGCTGGCCGACCCGGCCGGCAGCCGGCCCTGGTCGGCGCGGGTCTCCATCCGGCTGTACGCCGATTCGGCGCACGTGAGCCGCCTGTCCGGTGAGCCGCTCACCGTGCCGGCGCACGGCGGCGCCACCCTGACCATTCCCATGAAGGAGCCGGGATTCGTCCCCGGCCCCGGATTCGTCCCCCTCGGCATCGTCGTTGTCCCCGAGGACGAACGCACCTGGACCCTCGAGGTCCCGCTCCCGGCGCCGGAGGCGCCGCTTCACCCATGA
- a CDS encoding DUF1446 domain-containing protein — protein sequence MTDRIVRVAAGQGFWGDWLEAPVRQVQGGPIDYLMMDYLAEVTMSIMQKQKSRDPRYGYARDFVPLMERILPDIAAKGIKVTSNAGGVNPRACAEAVREAARTLGLSERVRIALVSGDDILPRLDELLAKGHALRDLDTGRPLTDIRDKVLSANAYLGMAPMVEALRRGAQVVITGRVTDTGLTLGPLFHEFGWDPQDWDKVAAGTVAGHIIECGAQSSGGNLLRDWRKVKGLANPGFPIVEARADGSFTVTKHPGTGGVVNLASVTEQLVYEMGDPHTYITPDGIADFTSIQLKAAGRDRVRVSGIRGRPRTDMLKVSIAYFYGYKAVGTLVYSWPEAYDKARAADRILRRRLDDLGLRFEQVLTEYVGVDATHGPLSGPPDPEAPEVQLRVGVRGPDKAAVERFTREIAPLVLTGPPSVTGFAGGRPEVQEVVAYWPALIDRTEIEPHVRVEVLDA from the coding sequence ATGACCGACCGCATCGTCCGCGTCGCCGCGGGACAGGGCTTCTGGGGGGACTGGCTGGAGGCCCCCGTCCGCCAGGTCCAGGGCGGCCCGATCGACTACCTGATGATGGACTACCTCGCCGAGGTGACCATGTCCATCATGCAGAAGCAGAAGTCGCGCGACCCGCGCTACGGCTACGCCCGTGACTTCGTCCCCCTGATGGAGCGGATCCTCCCCGACATCGCCGCGAAGGGGATCAAGGTCACCAGCAACGCGGGGGGCGTGAACCCGCGGGCCTGCGCCGAGGCGGTGCGCGAGGCCGCCCGGACGCTCGGGCTCTCGGAGCGGGTGAGGATCGCGCTGGTGAGCGGCGATGACATCCTGCCGCGGCTCGACGAGCTGCTGGCCAAGGGCCACGCCCTGCGCGACCTCGACACCGGCCGCCCGCTCACCGACATCCGCGACAAGGTCCTCTCCGCCAACGCCTACCTCGGCATGGCGCCGATGGTCGAGGCGCTCCGGCGGGGCGCGCAGGTGGTGATCACCGGCCGGGTCACCGACACCGGCCTGACGCTGGGGCCGCTGTTCCACGAGTTCGGCTGGGACCCCCAGGACTGGGACAAGGTGGCCGCCGGCACCGTGGCGGGGCACATCATCGAGTGCGGCGCCCAGTCGAGCGGCGGCAACCTGCTGCGCGACTGGCGCAAGGTGAAGGGCCTCGCCAACCCGGGCTTCCCGATCGTCGAGGCCCGCGCCGACGGCAGCTTCACGGTCACCAAGCACCCGGGCACCGGCGGCGTGGTCAACCTGGCGAGCGTCACCGAGCAGCTGGTCTACGAGATGGGCGATCCGCACACCTACATCACCCCCGACGGGATCGCCGACTTCACCTCCATCCAGCTCAAGGCCGCGGGCCGCGACCGGGTGCGGGTGAGCGGGATCCGCGGCCGGCCGCGCACCGACATGCTCAAGGTGTCCATCGCCTACTTCTACGGGTACAAGGCGGTCGGGACCCTGGTGTACAGCTGGCCCGAGGCCTACGACAAGGCCCGGGCCGCCGATCGCATCCTGCGCCGGCGCCTGGACGACCTGGGCCTCCGCTTCGAGCAGGTGCTCACCGAGTATGTCGGCGTCGACGCCACCCACGGCCCGCTCTCGGGGCCGCCCGATCCCGAGGCCCCGGAGGTGCAGCTGCGCGTCGGGGTCCGCGGGCCCGACAAGGCGGCGGTGGAGCGGTTCACCCGCGAGATCGCGCCGCTGGTGCTCACCGGCCCGCCGAGCGTCACCGGGTTCGCGGGCGGCCGGCCGGAGGTGCAGGAGGTGGTGGCGTACTGGCCCGCGCTCATCGACCGGACCGAGATCGAACCGCACGTGCGGGTGGAGGTGCTCGATGCCTAA
- a CDS encoding enoyl-CoA hydratase/isomerase family protein, translating to MSSLLTTVEAGVLTLTLNRPEKRNAVDLSTVDALRAALAHASLDPTARVVVLRGAGKDFCAGADLEELLASAHLPPDENERNARRLGEVFLAIRELEKPVVAVVHGRALAGGAGLATACDLVLAADTAQLGYPEIQRGFVPAMVMTMLRRQVGEKVAFDLVSTGRLLGAEEARLAGLVSRVVPADRLDAEAGALLQQLASASASALALTKRLLYQLDGPSFRDGIALGARINALARMHPDFAAAIERFLQK from the coding sequence GTGTCGTCGCTCCTGACCACGGTCGAGGCAGGCGTCCTGACCCTGACGCTCAATCGTCCGGAGAAGCGCAACGCGGTCGACCTGTCCACGGTCGACGCGCTGCGCGCCGCGCTGGCCCACGCCAGCCTCGACCCCACGGCGCGGGTGGTGGTGCTGCGCGGGGCGGGGAAGGACTTCTGCGCCGGCGCCGACCTCGAGGAGCTGCTGGCTTCCGCGCACCTGCCACCGGACGAGAACGAGCGCAACGCCCGCCGCCTGGGCGAGGTGTTCCTGGCCATCCGGGAGCTCGAGAAGCCGGTCGTGGCGGTGGTGCACGGCCGGGCCCTGGCCGGCGGCGCGGGGCTGGCGACCGCCTGCGACCTGGTGCTGGCCGCCGACACCGCGCAGCTGGGCTACCCCGAGATCCAGCGCGGCTTCGTGCCGGCGATGGTCATGACGATGCTGCGGCGCCAGGTGGGAGAAAAGGTGGCGTTCGACCTCGTGAGCACCGGCCGCCTGCTCGGCGCCGAGGAGGCCCGGCTGGCGGGGCTGGTCTCCCGGGTGGTCCCGGCGGACCGGCTCGACGCGGAGGCGGGCGCCCTGTTGCAGCAGCTCGCCTCGGCCAGCGCCTCGGCGCTGGCCCTCACCAAGCGACTGCTCTACCAGCTCGACGGCCCCTCCTTCCGTGATGGCATTGCCCTCGGCGCGCGCATCAACGCCCTGGCGCGCATGCACCCCGATTTCGCCGCCGCGATCGAGCGGTTCCTCCAGAAGTGA